One Actinomadura viridis genomic region harbors:
- a CDS encoding glycosyltransferase, whose translation MTTDTTAGGAAGTGSPGNGGLRVLHRVVMPVDRDQDILKLYLEGNIVRARDAGQDGPHGEHAPEPGSQPGAEPVPGAEPVPGAASGTGATAEFQPAEHWDGSDRDDEDDGPGGASDRRRVVVPAGRRVSFLTYFNAFPASYWRRWTRLEEVVLRVRVRGDAKILVYRSNSKGHSQRLESHEVHSAATEERLFTLPLKPFVDGGWYWFELVAGESPAVLERAEWCAETDTLPGRNGRGRTSIGITTYNRPDFCVEQLIALGRATEVLEVIDEIFVIDQGDRRVEDHPGFPDAAKALEGRLRVIDQGNLGGSGGFARAMDETVRAGTSDYVLLLDDDVVTEPEGILRAVTFGDLTRKPTIVGGHMFSLYDRSVLHAYGETLAPYRWFWGPAPHTFHGHDFGYHRMRETHWLHRRIDVDYNGWWMCLIPTEVIKDVGLSMPMFIKWDDAEYGVRARAAGHPTVSLPGVAVWHVPWHDKDDTIDWQAYFHERNRLVSALVHSPYDRGGNLLKESLFVSVKHALAMQYSAAELMLMAIEDVLRGPDHMHASIVTKMGEIRAFRKRFTDAKYEEDLEDFPAIRRSRPPRKGREAAPPKDRKGMIKAAVVGGIKQLKPVDAAAFRNPQALVPHIDLRWWKLSQFDSALVSAADGTGAAWYQRDPKRFRSLMQRTSALHGRLYKEWPRLSQEYRSAMGELTSPERWRETFEASRRSP comes from the coding sequence TTGACCACGGACACGACCGCCGGGGGAGCCGCGGGCACCGGGAGCCCCGGGAACGGCGGGCTGCGGGTGCTGCACCGCGTCGTCATGCCGGTCGACCGCGACCAGGACATCCTCAAGCTCTACCTCGAGGGCAACATCGTCCGCGCCCGGGACGCCGGCCAGGACGGCCCGCACGGTGAGCACGCCCCTGAGCCGGGGTCCCAGCCGGGCGCCGAGCCGGTGCCGGGGGCCGAGCCGGTGCCGGGCGCCGCGTCCGGGACGGGGGCGACGGCCGAGTTCCAGCCCGCCGAGCACTGGGACGGCTCCGACCGCGACGACGAGGACGACGGCCCGGGCGGCGCGTCCGACCGGCGCCGGGTCGTGGTGCCCGCCGGGCGCCGCGTCTCGTTCCTGACCTACTTCAACGCCTTCCCGGCCAGCTACTGGCGGCGCTGGACCCGGCTGGAGGAGGTCGTGCTCCGGGTACGGGTCCGCGGCGACGCGAAGATCCTGGTCTACCGGTCCAACTCCAAGGGCCACTCGCAGCGGCTGGAGTCGCACGAGGTGCACTCGGCCGCCACCGAGGAACGGCTCTTCACCCTGCCGCTCAAGCCGTTCGTCGACGGCGGCTGGTACTGGTTCGAGCTGGTGGCCGGGGAGAGCCCGGCCGTGCTGGAGCGGGCCGAGTGGTGCGCCGAGACCGACACGCTGCCCGGCCGCAACGGGCGGGGCCGCACCAGCATCGGGATCACCACCTACAACCGGCCCGACTTCTGCGTCGAGCAGCTGATCGCGCTCGGCCGGGCCACCGAGGTCCTGGAGGTCATCGACGAGATCTTCGTGATCGACCAGGGCGACCGGCGGGTCGAGGACCATCCCGGCTTCCCCGACGCAGCCAAGGCCCTGGAGGGCCGGCTCCGCGTCATCGACCAGGGCAACCTGGGCGGCTCCGGCGGCTTCGCCCGCGCGATGGACGAGACCGTCCGGGCCGGGACCAGCGACTACGTGCTGCTGCTGGACGACGACGTGGTGACCGAGCCCGAGGGCATCCTGCGCGCGGTCACGTTCGGCGACCTCACCCGCAAGCCGACCATCGTCGGCGGGCACATGTTCAGCCTGTACGACCGGTCGGTGCTGCACGCCTACGGCGAGACGCTCGCCCCGTACCGGTGGTTCTGGGGCCCGGCCCCGCACACCTTCCACGGGCACGACTTCGGCTACCACCGGATGCGCGAGACGCACTGGCTGCACCGCCGCATCGACGTGGACTACAACGGCTGGTGGATGTGCCTGATCCCCACCGAAGTGATCAAGGACGTCGGGCTGTCCATGCCCATGTTCATCAAGTGGGACGACGCCGAGTACGGCGTGCGGGCACGGGCCGCCGGCCACCCGACGGTCTCGCTGCCGGGCGTCGCGGTCTGGCACGTGCCGTGGCACGACAAGGACGACACCATCGACTGGCAGGCGTACTTCCACGAGCGCAACCGGCTGGTGTCGGCGCTGGTCCACTCCCCCTACGACCGCGGCGGCAACCTGCTCAAGGAGAGCCTGTTCGTCTCCGTCAAGCACGCGCTGGCCATGCAGTACTCGGCCGCCGAGCTGATGCTGATGGCGATCGAGGACGTGCTGCGCGGCCCCGACCACATGCACGCCTCGATCGTCACCAAGATGGGCGAGATCCGGGCCTTCCGGAAGCGGTTCACCGACGCCAAGTACGAGGAGGACCTGGAGGACTTCCCGGCGATCCGGCGGTCCAGGCCGCCGCGCAAGGGCCGCGAGGCCGCGCCGCCCAAGGACCGCAAGGGCATGATCAAGGCCGCGGTGGTCGGCGGGATCAAGCAGCTGAAGCCGGTGGACGCGGCGGCGTTCCGCAACCCGCAGGCGCTCGTCCCGCACATCGACCTGCGCTGGTGGAAGCTGTCGCAGTTCGACAGCGCGCTGGTGTCGGCGGCCGACGGCACCGGCGCCGCCTGGTACCAGCGCGACCCGAAGCGTTTCCGCTCCCTGATGCAGCGCACCAGCGCCCTGCACGGCAGGCTGTACAAGGAGTGGCCGCGGCTCAGCCAGGAGTACCGTTCCGCCATGGGTGAGCTGACTTCTCCGGAGCGGTGGCGCGAGACCTTCGAGGCGTCGCGCCGTTCCCCGTGA
- the glf gene encoding UDP-galactopyranose mutase, which translates to MNVDLVVAGSGFFGLTVAERCASELGLRVLVLERRDHIGGNAYSEPEPETGIEIHRYGAHLFHTSNERVWEYANRFTAFTGYQHRVFSTFKGRVHSMPINLGTICSYFGRSFTPDEARALVASQAAEVTDPANLEEKAISLIGRPLYEAFIRGYTAKQWQTDPRELPAEIIARLPVRYTFDNRYFNDTYEGLPVDGYTAWLERMADHPRIEVRLGTDFHDLRDDVVGAVPVVYTGPLDRYFGFAEGELGWRTLDFELEVKPTGDFQGTPVMNYADEDVPYTRIHEFRHFHPERDHYPADRTVIMREYSRFAGRGDEPYYPINTAEDRARLLRYRAMAGREDGVLFGGRLGTYKYLDMHMAIASALNMVDNRLRPHFTGGARLVSGGTDD; encoded by the coding sequence ATGAATGTTGATCTTGTAGTGGCCGGTTCCGGCTTCTTCGGCCTGACCGTCGCCGAACGCTGCGCGTCCGAACTGGGACTGCGGGTCCTGGTCCTGGAACGCCGCGACCACATCGGCGGGAACGCCTACAGCGAGCCCGAGCCGGAGACCGGCATCGAGATCCACCGCTACGGCGCGCACCTCTTCCACACGTCCAACGAACGGGTGTGGGAGTACGCCAACCGGTTCACCGCGTTCACCGGCTACCAGCACCGGGTGTTCTCCACCTTCAAGGGCCGGGTCCATTCGATGCCGATCAACCTCGGCACGATCTGCTCCTATTTCGGACGATCGTTCACGCCGGACGAGGCGCGGGCCCTGGTGGCCTCGCAGGCGGCCGAGGTGACCGACCCGGCGAATCTGGAGGAGAAGGCGATCTCGCTGATCGGGCGCCCGCTGTACGAGGCGTTCATCCGCGGGTACACGGCGAAACAATGGCAGACCGACCCGCGCGAGCTGCCCGCCGAGATCATCGCCCGGCTGCCGGTGCGGTACACCTTCGACAACCGGTACTTCAACGACACCTACGAGGGGCTCCCGGTCGACGGCTACACCGCCTGGCTGGAGCGGATGGCCGACCACCCGCGCATCGAGGTCCGCCTCGGCACCGACTTCCACGACCTGCGGGACGACGTGGTCGGCGCCGTCCCCGTCGTCTACACCGGGCCGCTGGACCGCTACTTCGGGTTCGCCGAGGGCGAGCTGGGCTGGCGCACCCTGGACTTCGAGCTGGAGGTCAAGCCGACCGGCGACTTCCAGGGCACCCCGGTGATGAACTACGCCGACGAGGACGTCCCCTACACCCGTATCCACGAGTTCCGGCACTTCCATCCCGAGCGGGACCACTACCCCGCCGACAGGACCGTCATCATGCGGGAGTACTCGCGGTTCGCCGGGCGCGGCGACGAGCCGTACTACCCGATCAACACCGCCGAGGACCGCGCCCGGCTGCTGCGCTACCGGGCGATGGCCGGGCGGGAGGACGGGGTCCTGTTCGGCGGGCGCCTGGGCACCTACAAGTACCTCGACATGCACATGGCCATCGCCAGCGCGCTCAACATGGTCGACAACAGGCTGCGGCCCCACTTCACCGGAGGGGCCCGGCTCGTCAGCGGAGGGACGGACGATTGA
- a CDS encoding glycosyltransferase yields MDEAGGAAPRVIAVVVTYNRRDLLVEALTAIRAQTRVPDAVIVVDNASSDGTAALVRDRFGEVELLSLPRNTGGAGGFAAGLGLALERGAGLVWLMDDDTVPEPGALAALLDARDRVPGPPALVASRVVWTDGRDHPMNTPRRKPRAGRAEAEAAEAAGCVPIRSASFVSVLVEAAAVRERGLPVADYFLWNDDFEFTTRLLRGRAGVLCPGSVVVHKTRTFGSTDVDPGERFFYEVRNKVWLFTRSPGLAPGERVLYGGSTARRWTVTFVRSQDRAVLRRGLLRGLAAGLRAGPRPNDEALGDPDIR; encoded by the coding sequence GTGGATGAGGCGGGCGGCGCCGCGCCCCGCGTCATCGCCGTCGTCGTCACCTACAACCGGCGCGACCTGCTGGTGGAGGCGCTGACCGCGATCCGGGCGCAGACCCGGGTCCCCGACGCCGTCATCGTCGTCGACAACGCCTCCTCCGACGGCACCGCCGCCCTCGTCCGGGACCGGTTCGGCGAGGTGGAGCTGCTGTCCCTGCCCCGCAACACCGGCGGCGCCGGCGGGTTCGCCGCGGGACTCGGCCTGGCGCTGGAACGCGGCGCCGGCCTGGTCTGGCTGATGGACGACGACACCGTGCCCGAGCCCGGCGCGCTGGCCGCGCTCCTGGACGCCCGCGACCGGGTGCCCGGACCGCCCGCGCTGGTCGCCAGCCGGGTCGTGTGGACCGACGGCCGCGACCACCCGATGAACACCCCGCGCCGCAAGCCCCGGGCCGGCCGGGCCGAGGCGGAGGCGGCCGAGGCGGCCGGCTGCGTCCCGATCCGCTCGGCGTCCTTCGTCTCGGTCCTGGTCGAGGCGGCGGCCGTCCGGGAGCGGGGGCTGCCCGTCGCCGACTACTTCCTCTGGAACGACGACTTCGAGTTCACCACCCGTCTCCTGCGCGGCCGGGCGGGCGTGCTGTGCCCCGGCAGCGTGGTGGTGCACAAGACCAGGACGTTCGGGTCGACCGACGTGGATCCGGGGGAGCGGTTCTTCTACGAGGTCCGCAACAAGGTCTGGCTGTTCACCCGAAGTCCGGGCCTGGCCCCCGGCGAGCGCGTACTCTACGGTGGCTCGACCGCCCGACGATGGACCGTGACCTTCGTACGCTCCCAGGACCGGGCCGTCCTGCGCCGGGGGCTCCTCCGCGGCCTGGCCGCGGGGCTGCGCGCGGGCCCGCGTCCCAACGACGAAGCCCTCGGAGACCCGGATATCCGATGA
- a CDS encoding acyltransferase family protein: MNPPAPPAHPPAAPARPAPAPERASAPKHAMPAPGALPAVPAGRSQSRLRELDLLRFIAAAVVMIYHFTGVPTGAWGQDARTLFHEISMVTREGLLGVELFFLISGFVILMSVWGRQVGDFAVSRITRLFPAYWFAVTLGLVIFLVTGIHSGTTGELGVARSYLPNLTMLQDGWHVPKIEVLYWTLWTELHFYVLIAILAAVGLSYARCVIFMTAWLLAAAFAVEGGGKMINTLLISGWAPFFIAGMAFYLIHRFGSNLILWLIVLGCYGLSTHFSVERPDEPFKWPGVDEWLIPTILAVLFLVMGLVATGRLRWLSWRGFTVMGALTYPLYLMHETVSRPLIRTLFPYYSKWTVLALAIATSVAASYLVYKLVELPAQRVLRPRLKAALAQIRSGDGGLKA; encoded by the coding sequence ATGAACCCGCCAGCTCCCCCCGCCCACCCCCCGGCCGCCCCCGCCCGTCCCGCGCCCGCGCCCGAGAGAGCGTCCGCGCCGAAGCACGCGATGCCCGCCCCGGGCGCCCTCCCGGCCGTCCCCGCCGGCCGCTCCCAGTCCCGGCTGCGGGAGCTGGACCTGCTGCGCTTCATCGCCGCCGCGGTGGTGATGATCTACCACTTCACCGGGGTGCCGACCGGGGCCTGGGGGCAGGACGCGCGCACGCTCTTCCACGAGATCTCCATGGTCACCCGCGAGGGCCTGCTCGGGGTGGAGCTGTTCTTCCTGATCAGCGGGTTCGTGATCCTGATGAGCGTGTGGGGACGGCAGGTGGGCGACTTCGCCGTCTCCCGGATCACCCGGCTGTTCCCGGCGTACTGGTTCGCGGTCACCCTCGGCCTGGTCATCTTCCTGGTCACCGGCATCCACTCGGGGACCACCGGTGAGCTGGGCGTGGCGCGCAGCTACCTGCCCAACCTCACCATGCTCCAGGACGGCTGGCACGTTCCCAAGATCGAGGTGCTGTACTGGACGCTCTGGACCGAGCTGCACTTCTACGTGCTGATCGCGATCCTGGCGGCGGTCGGGCTCAGCTACGCCCGCTGCGTGATCTTCATGACGGCCTGGCTGCTGGCGGCGGCGTTCGCGGTCGAGGGCGGCGGCAAGATGATCAACACGCTGCTGATCTCGGGCTGGGCGCCGTTCTTCATCGCGGGCATGGCCTTCTACCTGATCCACCGGTTCGGCTCGAACCTGATCCTGTGGCTGATCGTGCTCGGCTGCTACGGGCTGAGCACCCACTTCTCGGTGGAACGGCCGGACGAGCCGTTCAAGTGGCCCGGCGTCGACGAGTGGCTGATCCCGACGATCCTGGCGGTGCTGTTCCTGGTGATGGGGCTCGTCGCGACGGGGAGGCTGCGCTGGCTGAGCTGGCGCGGCTTCACGGTCATGGGGGCCCTGACCTACCCGCTCTACCTCATGCACGAGACGGTGTCGCGGCCCCTGATCAGGACGCTGTTCCCGTACTACTCCAAGTGGACGGTCCTGGCCCTCGCGATCGCCACGTCGGTCGCCGCGTCGTACCTGGTCTACAAGCTGGTGGAACTGCCGGCCCAGCGGGTGCTGAGGCCGCGGCTCAAGGCGGCGCTGGCGCAGATCCGCTCCGGCGACGGGGGCCTGAAAGCCTGA